The genomic segment GGTCGGCGAGCTGGCCGATTCCGCCCTGGTGTGCCGCAAGCTGGGCGACATCGCGCTGATCAACTGCGCGAGCCCGGACTATCTCGCCCGCTACGGCACGCCCGAAGGGCTCGACGACCTGCCGCGCCACCATATGGTGAACTACGCCGTGCGCGCACCGTTTCCGGGGGCGGAATGGGAGTATGCCGACGGACGGGCGGTCCGCGCCGTGCCGATGGGAAGCCTGGTCACGGTGGACAATGCGGAGGCCTATATCGCCGCGGCCCGCGCCGGGCTGGGGCTGATCCAGATCCCTGAATTCGACGTTCGCGATCTGTTGGCGGAAGGGGCGCTTGTCGATGTCCTGGCGCGATACCGCCCGCCGGCCATGCCGCTGTCCTTCCTTTACGCGAGGCGCCGCAATCTGCCCGCGCGCATCAGGGTGTTCCAGAGCTGGATCGGCGACCTGCTGGTCGCGCGCGGCGTGTTGCCAGCGTCCGGCGGGGCGCGCGGCGGTCCGTGACGGCCACATGCCCCGATCTCTCCGGGACCGCTGGGGCCCGGACGGCGGTCGTATCCGGGGCGTGGGCGGATATCGCGTCGACATCGCCCAGCGCCCCTCTTGAAGGTCTCTGCCGTCTCTCACGGGGCAGTGTGCGGCGGCCTTGGCAGGCCCCGGATCACTCCCCGCTCTCGGCGGACTTGCAGGTGCCGTAGGCGGTCAGGACCGTATGATCGGATGCGGTGACGAAGGTCGTCTTGCCGCTGCTCATCGAGCTCTGAATCGTCCAGCCCACGGGACCGCTGACACCCTGCATGACGAGGCTGTCGCCCGCCTGGGCCAGGGCGCGGACCGTCGTGATATGCGGCAGTCCGCCCGGACCGGTGGCGGCGATGATGCGCTTCTCGAAATGGAAGAGGAAGCGGGCCGGCAGCGGCAGGTCGCCAAGATTGTCCGTCGGCTCGCAGGTCGACGCGTCCTTGCAGAGAACGGCCTTGTCGAAGGTGCAGGTGGCCGGGTGCGGGGCTGCCGCGCCCTCGGCTTCCTGGATCGCGTCCTCGGCCTGTGCGAGGCCGGCGGAGCCGATCAGGGCAGCCGCCGCGAGAAGAGGTGAAAGCTTGTGCATACTTCGGTTCCCCAAAAATACGGCGCGGTCCAGGCGAGAGACGTCGCACTTGCCGCGGGTGGGTTCGTCAGGCAGTCGATTGCCGATAGCGCGCGCTCAGCGCCGGCAGGGCGGATAGGGCGCATAGCCACAGGGCTGCGGTGCCGGATAGGCCGGATAGGCCGGGTAGTAGACAGGCGGCGGGGGCGGGGGATAGGCGCCGTAATAGTAATACTTGGCCCTGGGGTGGCTCTTCTTCGTGGAGCTGAGCGCCGCGCCCAGCACGGCACCGCCGACCAGCGCGCCCACGACGGATCCTGTGTGGCTGTGATGCGCCCTGGCCTGTGTCGGGGCGAGCGCGACGGCAGACGAGGCCAGCACGCCTGCCACCGCGAAAACACCGATCATCTTCCGACTCATTGATAGGTTCCCCTTCTTCACGTCATATCGGATGGGCAAGACGGGGGCGGGCGCCCCTCATACAGAGCTTTCCCCCGTATATGCCTCATGGATGCTCGTAAAGAATATATCAGCCATGGATTATCGCAAATAATTTCCACAACAAGCTGAAGTCATGATGATTTTCTGACAGAATATAATGTATATAGATTGGATTTTGATAGTATGAATTTATTTGGAAAATGAAAATAAAGCTATGTTCCATCGAGTGTTTCTGACGGAGTGGGCGGCGGCTGGGCCGAACTAGTGAAGGTCGCTGGTATAGACGAATTTCGGCATGCTCCAGCCAAAGCGCAGGGCCAGCAGTCTGAGGGTCAGGCCGACCGCCATCGCGGTAAATGTCGCCACACCGTGGTCCAGGCCGATCCATTGCCCGGTCACATAGAGCGTCCCCGTGACCACCGAGATCGTCGCGTAGAGCTCGGTCCGGAACAGCAGCGGGATATCGTTGCAGAGAATGTCGCGGATGACGCCGCCGACGCAGCCGGTGATCATGCCCGAGGCGATGACGACGATGAACGGCATGCCGAGATCGGTCGCGACATTGCAGCCGATGATGGTGAACAGCACCAGCCCCACCGCGTCGAGGAACAGGAACAGGCGGCGCAGGTGATCCACGATGCGGGCAATCGCGATCGTGGCGAGCGCGGCCCCGCCCGTGATGATCAGGTATGACGGGTGCTGGACCCAGGTCAGGGGGTGGTGATCGAGCAGCACGTCGCGCACGGATCCTCCGCCGAGCGCGGTCGCGCAGCCCAGCAGGAAGACGCCGACCCAGTCCATGCTCCGCCGGCCGGCCGCCAGGGCCGCCGTCATCGCCTCTGCGACAATCGCGACAATAAAGAGCACGTGAAGGATCAGATCGGAGACATCCGCCGTGTTCAAGTCATTCCCCCCGAATTGCTGGGCCCGGACCATGCCCGTCAGCCTGCCACAGCCATGCGCTCCGGACGAAGAGAGATTTTCACGGGGCACACGCGATCTCTCCGGGCCCGGGGCACTGTATAGGGCCGCGGCAAAACCATTGCCCGATGAGTTTTTGACAATATGCTGTGTTTTTATGGCGACGTCTTATGGGGAACGGCGGCGCCGGCGACGGACAAGACTTGACCCGGAGGGGCGGAATGGGAGGGTTGCTCAAGGACATCCCGGATCACTGGGGAAGCAAGTTCGAGGGGCCGACCGGCGCGGTGACCAGAACGCAGACCGGGCCCAACGAGATCGCGTTCATCGCGCCATCCCACATGGCCCTGATCATGTTCTCCACCCAGCCCGGCCGGGAGATCGCGCTGAACAGCGACCGCAGGGCGATCGGGACCGCGCCCGTCGGCTCCGTGGAGCTCGTTCCGGCCGGCGCGGAGCTGTTCGCGCGCTGGCGGGTGGCCAAGGAGAACCTGCTGGTGGCCATGGACGATGCGCGGCTGACCCGGCTCGCCGGACTGGAGTTCGAGACCGATACGTTCGAACTCATGCCCCCGAGGCTCGGCCATGTCGACGACCGGGGCCTGATGCTCGCCCAGCTCATCCGCGACGAGGTCCTTCGCGGCGGGATGGCCAACGAGGACTGTATCGACAGCCTGCTGACCGTGTTCGGGATCTATCTCCTCCGGCAGTACTCGTCCGTCAGGGCGCGCACGCCGGCCGTGCTCACGGGCGGCCTGGCCGCCGGCGCGTGGCGGGAGGTGAACGACTATATCCAGGCCCATCTGTCGGAGAAGATCTCGGTCAGCGACATGGCCCGGATCGCGGGGCTGTCGCCGAGCCACTTCCTGCGGGCCTTCCGCCGCACGACCGGCCAGCCGCCCCACCAGTTCCTGCTCGCGGCGCGTCTCGACCGTGCGCGCGACCTCATCGTCGCGAGCGACATGCCCTTCGGCCTGATCGCCAAACTCTCCGGCTTCAACAGCAACAGCCACATGACCGCGACCATGCGCAGGGTGTGGCAGACGACGCCGAGCGAGCTCCGGCGGCGCGGATAGGCCGCAAGAGCCCGCACGATCACGGCCGGTCCTGCCGGAACTTCCGTCCGAGAACGGACGAGGCGACCTGGTTGCGGAGCATCTGGACCGTTCCGCCGCCGATGGTGAACATCCTGGCGTCGCGCACCATCCTCTCCAGCGGGCGGTTGCGCGAATAGCCCATGGCGCCATGGATCTGCAGCGCGTCGTTGGTCACCGAGATCGCGGTCTCCGAGGCCAGGATCTTCGCCTGCGCGGCCTCGTGCATGTCCGGGAACCCGCTGCCGGCGTTGACCGCGGCCTTGTAGATCAGCGCCTGGGAGGCGGCCAGCGCGACCGACATGTCGGCCAGCATCCATTGCAGCCCCTGGAACTCCGCGATCGGGCGTCCGAACTGACGGCGCTCGCGGGCATGGTCGCAGGCAAGCTCGAAGGCGCCCTGCGCGATGCCGTGCGCCACGGTGGCCGCCCCCACGCGCTGGCCGTTATAGGCGCCCATCAGCGCCGCGAAGCGGGAGGAGGCGCCGTCCGGGCG from the Kaustia mangrovi genome contains:
- a CDS encoding LysR family transcriptional regulator, whose translation is MDKVRQMQVFIHVMESGNFSRAAEAMNMPRSTVSTVIQALEDRLGTQLIHRTTRRVTPTHDGLRFLETARELVEAVEASERMFRPRPAQATGRLRVDMPSRIGRRIVIPALPGFLAAHPRLDLELSTTDRMVDMVGEGVDCVVRVGELADSALVCRKLGDIALINCASPDYLARYGTPEGLDDLPRHHMVNYAVRAPFPGAEWEYADGRAVRAVPMGSLVTVDNAEAYIAAARAGLGLIQIPEFDVRDLLAEGALVDVLARYRPPAMPLSFLYARRRNLPARIRVFQSWIGDLLVARGVLPASGGARGGP
- a CDS encoding trimeric intracellular cation channel family protein codes for the protein MTAALAAGRRSMDWVGVFLLGCATALGGGSVRDVLLDHHPLTWVQHPSYLIITGGAALATIAIARIVDHLRRLFLFLDAVGLVLFTIIGCNVATDLGMPFIVVIASGMITGCVGGVIRDILCNDIPLLFRTELYATISVVTGTLYVTGQWIGLDHGVATFTAMAVGLTLRLLALRFGWSMPKFVYTSDLH
- a CDS encoding AraC family transcriptional regulator — translated: MGGLLKDIPDHWGSKFEGPTGAVTRTQTGPNEIAFIAPSHMALIMFSTQPGREIALNSDRRAIGTAPVGSVELVPAGAELFARWRVAKENLLVAMDDARLTRLAGLEFETDTFELMPPRLGHVDDRGLMLAQLIRDEVLRGGMANEDCIDSLLTVFGIYLLRQYSSVRARTPAVLTGGLAAGAWREVNDYIQAHLSEKISVSDMARIAGLSPSHFLRAFRRTTGQPPHQFLLAARLDRARDLIVASDMPFGLIAKLSGFNSNSHMTATMRRVWQTTPSELRRRG